Within Cellulophaga sp. L1A9, the genomic segment GTGCAATTAAAGGTAGAAGGCAGTAAAATAAGTTCTCAAGAGCCTACAGTAACACCTAAAGGAACGTCGTTTTGCGTAAAGAATCTATTTTTTAATATTCCCGCCAGGCGTAATTTTTTAAAATCTAATCAAGTAGAGTTTCGGCATATTACGGATGAATTTCATCGTGTAGCCTTAGCACATCCAGATATACAATTTCATTTTTATAACAATGGGAGTGAAATTTTTCATCTTCCTAAATCTAATTACAGACAACGGATTGTCAACGTATTTGGATCTAAAACCAATGAAAAACTTGTACCTGTAGAAGAGGAAACGCAAGTGGTTAAAATTTCTGGATTTATAAGCAAGCCAGAATTTTCTAAGAAGAGTAGAGGAGAGCAGTTTTTCTTTGTGAATAATAGGTTTATCAAGAGCCCATATTTACACCATGCTGTGGTTAGTGCTTTTGAAGGTTTAATAAAATCTGAAAACCATCCGGGATATTTTTTATATCTAGAGGTAGATCCGGCTTCGATAGATATTAATATACACCCTACAAAAACGGAGATAAAGTTTGATGATGAACACACGGTATACGCCTTATTGCGTTCGGCGATTAAACATGCTTTAGGGCAATTTAATGTAGTGCCTGCTTTAGATTTTGAGGCAGACCAAAATTTAGAGACCCCATATAATTATAAAGCAAAGCTTGCGGAAGTGCCAAGAGTATCTGTAGATGCTAGTTTTAATCCGTTTGCAGATGATACTCCTAAAACGGCACATAGAACGCCTAATTACGAGAAGCCTAGTACCAAGGGGTGGGAGAATTTGTATGTTGGTTTGGAGTCTAAAGTAGGTAAAGAAGCAGATTTTAGTAGCGTAAGCTTTGAATCGGAAACAATTACAGGGTCTATTTTTGATACCGGCACAGAAACGATAGATTCCGTGTCTACCACATTTCAATTAAAACGTAAGTACATCGTTACTACGATTAAGTCTGGAATGATTATTATAGACCAGAGTAGAGCGCACCAACGCGTATTGTATGAAAATTTCTTAAAAAATATCACGATTAAAGAAGGGGTGAGTCAGCAATTACTTTTTCCTTTGCAATTAAATTTTTCTACAACAGAGGTAAACATCATCAAGGAGATAATAGATAGCTTAATAAATTTAGGTTTTGCCTTTGATGCCATAGAAGAAGGAAATGTTTTAATTTCTGGCGTACCTTTATTGGTACCAGAAAGTGAAGTAGGAATGGTGTTAGATCAACTTATTTCTGACTATCAAATGGATACCCCAGAAGATAGTTTTTCACAATCCGATATAGTGGCTAAAACCTTAAGTAAAACCTTAGCAGTAAAAACAGGAGAACAATTAGATAGTGAATCGCAATTGGCCTTAGTTAACAATTTATTTGCGTGTAAGGAATTTAAGATTAGTCCGTTTAATAAACCAATATATATTACCCTTACCGGTGAAGATATAGATAAAAAATTCTTTTAAATGATTAGAATTACAGACACTGTAAAGCATTTAATTATCATAAATGTATTGTTCTTTGTGGCTACTTTAATGGTAGGAGATCAAATGTATCAATGGTTTGCTTTGTGGTTTCCAAAGAATGAGAACTTTCAAATTTGGCAATTAGTTACTCATATGTTTATGCATGGAGGTGTGTCGCATATTCTTTTTAATATGTTTGGACTTTGGATGTTTGGCTCCCCAGTTGAGGAGTATTTGGGAAAGAAGCAATTTCTGTTCTTGTATTTTTCTGCAGGATTAGGAGCGGTACTTTTTCAGTTGGGTTTTTATTATTATGAATACTTACCTGCTTATTCAGATTTAATTAGTTCTGGACTTTCAGGAGATCAAATTGTACAAATGCTGAGTTCTAATCAGCTTTTAGAAACAGTAAGTGATGCACAACGCCTTAAGTTGCAAGAGATGTTTCCTGTGTACAATTCCTCTATGGTAGGTGCTTCTGGTTGTATTATGGGTGTTTTGGCTGCCTTTGGGGTAATGAAGCCAAATGCTGAATTAATGTTGATATTTTTACCCATTCCTATAAAAGCGAAATATTTTATTCCTGGAATTATTTTATTAGATCTTTTCTCTGCACTTTCAGGAAAATCTTATTTTAGTCCTAGTAATACTGCATTTATGGCCCACGTTGGAGGAGCTATATTTGGTTTTATTATGATGTGGTATTGGAAGAAAAATTCATTTAATAAGAATCGTTGGGACTAATATGGCAGTAAATTTAAAGTATCAGTTTGCACGATTAAATATTGCAGAAAAGCTTATAGTGGTGAACGTGCTAATATTCATCATTACGCGTTTGGTTGCTGTTCTTTTTAGGATAGATGTAGATGCTATTGTGCATTGGTTTGAACTCCCTAAAGATTTTGGTACTTTTATAATGCAGCCGTGGTCTATTGTTACCTATGCCTTTTTTCATGGTGATTTTGGTCATATTTTTTGGAATATGATCATGCTGTATTTTACAGGAAGAATATTTATGAACCTTTTTGGGGAACGTAAATTTGTAAATGTATATTTCTTAGGAGCTATATTTGGGGGGCTATTATTTATCGTAAGCTACAATATATTCCCAGCGCTAATAGGTTTAAATAATTCTTTAATTGGTGCATCTGCTGCAGTAATGGCAGTGCTAATTTTTGTGTGTACTTATACGCCAAACCAAGAAGTGAGAGTCATATTTTTTAATGTAAAACTTTGGCACGTAGGCGTTGTCTTTGTGCTGATAGATTTGTTTTTTATTGGAGGAGGAGTGAATATAGGCGGACGATTGTCGCACCTTGGTGGTGCTTTTTTGGGGTATTTTTATGCAAGCCAATTAACACAAGGGCGCGATATTGGATCAGGATTTTCTAATTTATTAGACCGCATTCAAAACTTATTTAAAAAAGAAAAGAAAGCGCCATTAAAAACAGTATACCGGAAACCTAGTAGTACGACTGTACATAAAAATGCAGCATCAGATAAAGAAAAACACCAACGGCAAATAGATATTATTTTAGATAAGATTAGTAAATCTGGCTACGAGAGTCTTTCTAAAGCAGAAAAAGACTTCTTATTCAAAGCAGGTAAAGAATAACTAGGTGCGGATACAAACTTTTTTTAGCAAGATTTTTTTTGGACTTAATATTCTTCTGGGAATACTACTTCTGCTGTCTTGTTTAGTACCTTATATTTCTTTAGAAACAGTTCCTTTTGTTGCCTTTTTTAGTCTTACCATTCCCATCTTGGTATTGTCAAATTTATTGTTTTTACTATTTTACGTATTTGGAAGAAACAAAAGAGCGTTTTTTTCTTTTTTTGTTTTATTGATTAGTTATGTGTCTTTGAGTTCATTCTTTAAACTGCGTTTTTCTAGTGATACGGATACCGCTGCAGATATATCAATCATGACGTTTAACGTTCGTAGTTTTAATAGAAATATGAATATTAAAAATACGGCAGTTTTTGAAGAAACTTTAGATTTAATAACGACAGAGCGTCCAGATGTAATTTGTTTTCAAGAGTTTTATTATAAAAAGCTGAAGGATTTTAAGAATTACAAATACAACTACCTAGAGTATATCAATAATCCGGGTAAAGTTAAATTGGGCTTCTATTCTAAGTACCCCATCATTAATAAAGGTTTGATAAATTTTCCCGAAAGTCCTAATAATGCTGCTTTCGTGGATATCGTGGTGAAAAATGATACTGTACGGATTTATAATCTTCATTTAGAGTCGTTACGTGTAATTCCTGATAAGGATATTATAGCGCAAGAAGAGTCTATGAAATTATATAAAAGACTTGCCAATTCTTTTAAAAAACAACAACAGCAAGCAGAAATAATTAAGAAGCATAAAGAAGATTCTCCTTATAAAGTTATAATCTGTGGCGATTTCAATGGTACACAATATTCTAATGTATATAAAACCATTAGAGGCGATATGCAGGATACTTTTCAAGAAAAAGGGTCTGGATACGGGAGAACCTACAATTTTAAATACTACCCTGTTCGTATAGATTTTATTCTGTTGGATGATAGTTTTGAAGTGCTATCCCATAAAAATTACAATGTAAAACTATCAGATCATTTTCCGGTCATGACCTCATTCAACTTCTAACTGCATTAAATAGCAATCTGTTGCGTCTGCGACCATGTGTAGCAATAATGCAATCCCAAAAATTCTCGTCTTTCTAAAAAATAACAAGCCAAAATAAATAACAATAGCCCAATATTGGTGAAAGAAATGAAAGTTGATGCTACACCTGTTGGGATCAAAAATACGTGCAGCAAAAAGATGGTCTACGTCAATTATAATAGCTGCTAAAAGTATAATAATGGCCCTAGCTCTAGTTTCTCTTTTAAAAAATAGGATGCCTATTAGAATGGGGACTACAAAATGAATTCCGTAATGGGCTATAAACCTAAGCATCTAAAAAATCAAGTGGCATTTGCTCTAGATAGCTTAGGGCATTGGTACCTTCATTAAAGAGTAAGTCTAGGATGCTTAAATTATCAATAAAGCCATTTCGGTCTCCAAATACTTGAACATAAGGTTCTTGAGGAATGTTTACTTGTTTTTTGGCATCTATGAGGTAGCGGCCATCATGACTGTCATCTTCTGGAGTCTTGTGAAAGATTTTTGTTTTAATTGCTGGCATGTCTAGTTGTAAACATTCACAAGCAATTTCTATCGTTCTAAGATTAAATTCTAGTAGTGAGTCAAAAGTTTTAGTATATAATTCAGATATTTCATCTTCATAGAACTCAAAGAACGGAGATGTTCTATAAGCGGTTTGTAGGGTTCGCCAGTGCTGACGTTGCCATGCATACTTATTGTCAATTAAAACCTCTGCATACGCGTTTGCCCCTTTATTCTTTCCGTTGTGTTTGATAGGAATACTTAAAGTATGAAAGCCACGATCATTCGCAATATTACAACGGTTTCTGAAACTTTGCTTTTGATAATTCCCAGATACTTCCCAAATAATATCTTTTTGGGCGATTACTGCAAAATTGGTCAGGTTCAGAAAATAACCTGGATGCATTAAAACTTTCATAAGTGTGTATTATTCTTTTTTAGCCTTTTTCTTTTTTCTGAAATAATCAAATCCGAAATAAGCAACTAAAAGGATTAAGAAATATTTGAAATAGGAGGTAGGTTCACCATCGCCGCTAACGGTAGTAAATACTCGTTCCCAACGAATATTCCAATTTTTAAACCCTTCTGTAAAATGGTCAATACTCATCCAGATAAAAATAGGCGTACCTACAATATGATCTTCAGGTACGTAGCCCCAAATTCTACTGTCTTCAGATCGATGTCTGTTGTCTCCCATCATCCAATAATACCCTTGGCTAAAAGTGTACTGATCTGTTTTAACACCATCAATCAGGATCTGATTTCCAGAAACGGAAAGGGTATGATGTTCGTAATCACGGATAATTTTTTTATAATACGGTAAATTTTCAAGAGTCAGTTTTAATGTTTGCCCTTTTTCAGGAAGGTAAACAGGACCAAAATTATCAACTGTGCCTTCTAAGTTTTTGTTCTGAGGGAAAACCCCCATGTTCTTATTGTGTTCGCTAAAGCGTTTTACTTCAATGATGCCTGCTTTGCCTACTAAAGCTGCTGCTTCAGCATCCGTCATATTAAACAACGCCATATTTTTTACATTCTCAGCTTTCAAGAACGAAGCGACATTGTTGGCAGAAAAGCGACCAGTATAGTAATTGTAGGTAGCATCAGACTTTATAAGTTCTAGAGTTGTTCTAGTCTTTAAGATTTCTCTTGCTTTATCTTGCAACAAGACTTCTTTAGGGATTTTGATGACGCCATCAACGTAATTTTGCATCCCACCCGCTAAATTAATTATAGTCTTGTCTATATCTTTATCAGCAATTACCGTATGGTAAAATTGTGGTTTTGCTCTATCTGATAAGACGAGTTTTTCACCATTGATATATACATCTCCATTGATAACAGAAAGCGAATCTCCAGGAGTACCTACACAGCGCTTTACATAATTAGATTTTTTATCTACGGGCTTTATAACCCCTTTAGCTTTTTTAAAAAATTGATACACCGTATCTGCAGGCCAACTAAAAACTACAATATCATTCTTTTTCACCTTCTTAAACCCAGGTAATCTAAAATAGGGCAATTGAGGTTTTGTTAAATATGATTTTACGCCCAACACAGGAAGTGTATCATGTACCATTGGAGCGGCCACTGTGGTCATGGGTGTTCTTGCGCCGTAATGAAATTTACTTACAAATAAGAAATCACCCACCAATAACGTTTTTTCTAAAGAAGCTGTTGGGATAACATAAGGTTGTACAAAATAAGTGTGTACAATACTAGCGGCTACCACAGCAAAAACGATTGAACTTACCCATTCTCCAGCTACCGTTTTTGGTTGTAAACTTCTATCTTCAATATACGTTACATCAAGTGCGTAATTGACATAGTAAGTATAAAAACCTAAAGTTAATAAGACCAACCAAGTGTCTAATAAAGTGTTTTTTCCGAAACTACGGATAGTCTCTACCCAAATTACAGGGAACATTAAAAGATTAATAATAGGAATAAATAATAAAATTACCCACCATTTAGGACGGTTGATAATTTTCATTAATATGATTGCGTTATATACAGGTATTGCTGCTTCCCAACCTTTTCTTCCGGCTTTAATATATAATTTCCAAGTACCTAAAAAATGAATTACTTGAATAACTAGTATGAATATTAACCACTGTGTTCCGTTCATTATATGTTTTTAATTAATGCTGTATTTTATTTTAATCGATGTGTAACACGTCTTTCATAGAGAAAACTCCGTGCTTACCAATAATCCATTCTGCTGCAGTTAATGCGCCTAATGCAAAACCTTCTCTATTGTGTGCGGTGTGTTTAATTTCAATACTGTCTACGTGACTTTCGTAGGTGACACTGTGTGTCCCTGGAACGCTAGCTTCTCTAATTGCTATTATAGGCAAGACATGTTCTTTAGTCGCATCTAATTCCCAACTGGTATATGAGGTGTTTTTAATAATGCTTTCTGCTAATGTAATTGCGGTACCACTCGGAGCATCTAGTTTTTGTGTATGATGTATTTCTTCCAAAGAAACATGATAGTCTCTTAAGTTTGCCATCATCTTGGCTAAATAGTCGTTGAGTTCAAAAAATAAATTTACCCCTAAGCTAAAGTTTGAGGCGTATATAAAGGCACCATTATTCTCATTACACAAACCAACTGCATCATCATAGCGGTCTAACCAACCTGTGGTACCACTAATAATAGGTGTTTTGTTTTCTAAGCACCTTTTTATATTATTAAATGCAGCTGAAGGTTGACTAAAATCAATCGCGACATCAAAAGTAGAAAAATCAATTTCTGTATCATCAATGTCTATTTTTGCTACTATGGTATGGTTCTTTTTTAAAGCTAAGGCTTCAATCATTTTCCCCATTTTTCCATAACCGAATAGTGCAATCCTCATGATCTTTAAAATTTTATTGTGAGTGCCATACCATAATTTGGTTGGGCAGTAATTTCGTTGTAGTCTAAGTAAGGCTGAAAATCTACGCTTAAATTATCATCAACATTAAACTGTTTTAAGTGCGAATCTACATTGGCATCAATGATATTAAGTACGTACATGCCAATAGTTACTAGTAACATTAAATCGCGATCTCTTTGGTAATTTTCTTGAGCATCTTGTAATGCATCTGTAGAAAATTCTGGTTCTGTAAGTTCGGTGTCGCTAAAAGGTGCTAAATCGTAAAATTCATCATCGGTGAAGCCCGCCAACCTCCGTTTGTAAGCCGTTCTAAAACGCTTGTATTGTGTGTTATTAAAGTCATAGGAGTAAATTGTTACTCCTAACACAGCATATACAATTGGTACTTTCCAATATCTTTTATTATACACCTGTCCAAGTCCAGGAATAATGGCAGAATAAAACGCAGCCTTAGCTGGAGATAATGGATTTATCTCAACTCGTTTTTCAAAAACAGAGTCTTGCACTACAATACCCTGACTTTTTAAATCAGTTTGAATGCTGTCTAATTGTGTATCTTCTTTTTGGGTAGTTTTTTCCTCTTCTTGTGCGAATGTCGCAAAAGTAAAGCCTACAAAAATCAGTAGTAAAAATATGTTCCTATTCACCAAGAATTAATTTTTTAATACGCTCAAAATCCGCCTTAGAATTAAAAGGGATTGTTAATTTTCCTTTTCCTTTATCAGTAGCTTTAGCCTCTACTTTTACAGATAAGTATGAATTGAAATCATTCAAACTATTTTCAATAAAACCAGGGGTTTTAGTTATTTTAGGGGTGGTATCTTTTTGGTTGGCACTAGGATTTTGGTATTCTTTTACTGCTTTTTCGGTATCTCGAACAGATAAATTATTGCTTATAATTTTTTCATACAAAGCAAGTTGATCATCTTTTTCATCAATATTTACTAGCGCTCTACCGTGCCCCATACTCAAAAAACCATCTCTAATTCCGGTTTGAATGATAGGATCTAAACGTAGTAAGCGTAAATAATTGGTAATGGTAGACCGTTTTTTACCAACACGCTCACTCATTTTTTCTTGCGTTAATTGAATTTCATCAATAAGACGTTGGTAGGATAATGCAATTTCAATAGGATCTAAATCTTGCCTTTGAATATTCTCTACCAAAGCCATTTCTAACGATTCTTGATCGTTAGCAATCCGGATATACGCAGGAATAGTTTCTAAACCTATTAATTTAGACGCTCTAAATCTTCGTTCCCCAGATACTAATTGGTATTTGTTGAATTCTAATTTACGTACTGTAATTGGCTGAATAACGCCCAATTCTCGAATAGATGAAGCTAATTCATGCAAAGCCTCATCGTTAAAATTAGAACGTGGCTGAAAAGGGTTTACCTCAATGGCCACTAAATCTAACTCTACAATATTACCAACAACTTTATCTGCATTTTTGTCTGATGCAGATTTAATATCATTTTCAGGGTCTTTTAATAACGCAGATAGACCTCTACCTAATACTTGTTTTTGGGTTGCTTTCGCCATTATTATACTTTTTCCTTATTTTTATTCAGTACCTCTTGTGCTAAGCTTAAATAATTTACAGCTCCTTTACTTGAGGCATCATATTTTATAATACTTTCTCCGTAACTCGGAGCTTCACTTAATCGAACATTACGTTGGATGATGGTATCAAAAACCATTTCGCTAAAATGCTTTCGAACCTCTTCTACAACTTGATTAGACAAGCGTAAACGAGAATCATACATTGTTAATAACATCCCTTCAATATCCAGATCTGGATTGTGAATACGTTGTATACTTTTAATAGTATTCAATAGTTTACCAAGACCTTCTAATGCAAAATATTCACATTGGATAGGAATGATTACAGAATCGGCAGCCGTTAAGGCGTTTAGTGTAAGTAACCCTAAAGAAGGAGCACAATCAATTAAGATGTAATCATATTTTTCTTTAAGTGATAAAATACTTTTTTTCATCATGTATTCCCGTTGTTCCTTATCTACGAGTTCAATTTCAATCGCAACTAGGTCAATGTGCGCTGGAATTAAATCTACATTAGGAGAAGTGGTTTCAATGATGATTTCTTCTGCTGTCTTTGTATGCTCTAATAATTGGTAAGTACCTATTTCGATACTGTCAACATCAATACCTAAACCAGATGTTGCATTTGCTTGGGGATCAGCATCTATTAAAAGTACTTTTTTTTCTAGCACGCCTAGGGCTGCGGCAAGATTTACGGTTGTAGTGGTTTTGCCTACACCACCTTTTTGATTTGCTATGGCTATTATTTTGCCCATAATATAAAGTAAGTTAGGGGCTAAAATACGATTATTTACAATGCTAAAAAATGTATTTTGTTAACAGTTCGTG encodes:
- the lepB gene encoding signal peptidase I, encoding MNGTQWLIFILVIQVIHFLGTWKLYIKAGRKGWEAAIPVYNAIILMKIINRPKWWVILLFIPIINLLMFPVIWVETIRSFGKNTLLDTWLVLLTLGFYTYYVNYALDVTYIEDRSLQPKTVAGEWVSSIVFAVVAASIVHTYFVQPYVIPTASLEKTLLVGDFLFVSKFHYGARTPMTTVAAPMVHDTLPVLGVKSYLTKPQLPYFRLPGFKKVKKNDIVVFSWPADTVYQFFKKAKGVIKPVDKKSNYVKRCVGTPGDSLSVINGDVYINGEKLVLSDRAKPQFYHTVIADKDIDKTIINLAGGMQNYVDGVIKIPKEVLLQDKAREILKTRTTLELIKSDATYNYYTGRFSANNVASFLKAENVKNMALFNMTDAEAAALVGKAGIIEVKRFSEHNKNMGVFPQNKNLEGTVDNFGPVYLPEKGQTLKLTLENLPYYKKIIRDYEHHTLSVSGNQILIDGVKTDQYTFSQGYYWMMGDNRHRSEDSRIWGYVPEDHIVGTPIFIWMSIDHFTEGFKNWNIRWERVFTTVSGDGEPTSYFKYFLILLVAYFGFDYFRKKKKAKKE
- a CDS encoding WbqC family protein, whose amino-acid sequence is MKVLMHPGYFLNLTNFAVIAQKDIIWEVSGNYQKQSFRNRCNIANDRGFHTLSIPIKHNGKNKGANAYAEVLIDNKYAWQRQHWRTLQTAYRTSPFFEFYEDEISELYTKTFDSLLEFNLRTIEIACECLQLDMPAIKTKIFHKTPEDDSHDGRYLIDAKKQVNIPQEPYVQVFGDRNGFIDNLSILDLLFNEGTNALSYLEQMPLDFLDA
- a CDS encoding DUF5683 domain-containing protein, which encodes MVNRNIFLLLIFVGFTFATFAQEEEKTTQKEDTQLDSIQTDLKSQGIVVQDSVFEKRVEINPLSPAKAAFYSAIIPGLGQVYNKRYWKVPIVYAVLGVTIYSYDFNNTQYKRFRTAYKRRLAGFTDDEFYDLAPFSDTELTEPEFSTDALQDAQENYQRDRDLMLLVTIGMYVLNIIDANVDSHLKQFNVDDNLSVDFQPYLDYNEITAQPNYGMALTIKF
- a CDS encoding rhomboid family intramembrane serine protease codes for the protein MIRITDTVKHLIIINVLFFVATLMVGDQMYQWFALWFPKNENFQIWQLVTHMFMHGGVSHILFNMFGLWMFGSPVEEYLGKKQFLFLYFSAGLGAVLFQLGFYYYEYLPAYSDLISSGLSGDQIVQMLSSNQLLETVSDAQRLKLQEMFPVYNSSMVGASGCIMGVLAAFGVMKPNAELMLIFLPIPIKAKYFIPGIILLDLFSALSGKSYFSPSNTAFMAHVGGAIFGFIMMWYWKKNSFNKNRWD
- a CDS encoding endonuclease/exonuclease/phosphatase family protein is translated as MSSFFKLRFSSDTDTAADISIMTFNVRSFNRNMNIKNTAVFEETLDLITTERPDVICFQEFYYKKLKDFKNYKYNYLEYINNPGKVKLGFYSKYPIINKGLINFPESPNNAAFVDIVVKNDTVRIYNLHLESLRVIPDKDIIAQEESMKLYKRLANSFKKQQQQAEIIKKHKEDSPYKVIICGDFNGTQYSNVYKTIRGDMQDTFQEKGSGYGRTYNFKYYPVRIDFILLDDSFEVLSHKNYNVKLSDHFPVMTSFNF
- the mutL gene encoding DNA mismatch repair endonuclease MutL encodes the protein MADIIQLLPDHVANQIAAGEVVQRPASVVKELLENAIDAGADAIKLIIKDGGKALIQVVDNGVGMSATDARLSFERHATSKIKSADDLFCLHTKGFRGEALASIAAIAHVELLTKTATDEIGVQLKVEGSKISSQEPTVTPKGTSFCVKNLFFNIPARRNFLKSNQVEFRHITDEFHRVALAHPDIQFHFYNNGSEIFHLPKSNYRQRIVNVFGSKTNEKLVPVEEETQVVKISGFISKPEFSKKSRGEQFFFVNNRFIKSPYLHHAVVSAFEGLIKSENHPGYFLYLEVDPASIDINIHPTKTEIKFDDEHTVYALLRSAIKHALGQFNVVPALDFEADQNLETPYNYKAKLAEVPRVSVDASFNPFADDTPKTAHRTPNYEKPSTKGWENLYVGLESKVGKEADFSSVSFESETITGSIFDTGTETIDSVSTTFQLKRKYIVTTIKSGMIIIDQSRAHQRVLYENFLKNITIKEGVSQQLLFPLQLNFSTTEVNIIKEIIDSLINLGFAFDAIEEGNVLISGVPLLVPESEVGMVLDQLISDYQMDTPEDSFSQSDIVAKTLSKTLAVKTGEQLDSESQLALVNNLFACKEFKISPFNKPIYITLTGEDIDKKFF
- a CDS encoding ParB/RepB/Spo0J family partition protein — its product is MAKATQKQVLGRGLSALLKDPENDIKSASDKNADKVVGNIVELDLVAIEVNPFQPRSNFNDEALHELASSIRELGVIQPITVRKLEFNKYQLVSGERRFRASKLIGLETIPAYIRIANDQESLEMALVENIQRQDLDPIEIALSYQRLIDEIQLTQEKMSERVGKKRSTITNYLRLLRLDPIIQTGIRDGFLSMGHGRALVNIDEKDDQLALYEKIISNNLSVRDTEKAVKEYQNPSANQKDTTPKITKTPGFIENSLNDFNSYLSVKVEAKATDKGKGKLTIPFNSKADFERIKKLILGE
- a CDS encoding rhomboid family intramembrane serine protease → MAVNLKYQFARLNIAEKLIVVNVLIFIITRLVAVLFRIDVDAIVHWFELPKDFGTFIMQPWSIVTYAFFHGDFGHIFWNMIMLYFTGRIFMNLFGERKFVNVYFLGAIFGGLLFIVSYNIFPALIGLNNSLIGASAAVMAVLIFVCTYTPNQEVRVIFFNVKLWHVGVVFVLIDLFFIGGGVNIGGRLSHLGGAFLGYFYASQLTQGRDIGSGFSNLLDRIQNLFKKEKKAPLKTVYRKPSSTTVHKNAASDKEKHQRQIDIILDKISKSGYESLSKAEKDFLFKAGKE
- the dapB gene encoding 4-hydroxy-tetrahydrodipicolinate reductase, whose product is MRIALFGYGKMGKMIEALALKKNHTIVAKIDIDDTEIDFSTFDVAIDFSQPSAAFNNIKRCLENKTPIISGTTGWLDRYDDAVGLCNENNGAFIYASNFSLGVNLFFELNDYLAKMMANLRDYHVSLEEIHHTQKLDAPSGTAITLAESIIKNTSYTSWELDATKEHVLPIIAIREASVPGTHSVTYESHVDSIEIKHTAHNREGFALGALTAAEWIIGKHGVFSMKDVLHID
- a CDS encoding DUF6122 family protein, which codes for MLRFIAHYGIHFVVPILIGILFFKRETRARAIIILLAAIIIDVDHLFAARIFDPNRCSINFHFFHQYWAIVIYFGLLFFRKTRIFGIALLLHMVADATDCYLMQLEVE
- a CDS encoding ParA family protein, with protein sequence MGKIIAIANQKGGVGKTTTTVNLAAALGVLEKKVLLIDADPQANATSGLGIDVDSIEIGTYQLLEHTKTAEEIIIETTSPNVDLIPAHIDLVAIEIELVDKEQREYMMKKSILSLKEKYDYILIDCAPSLGLLTLNALTAADSVIIPIQCEYFALEGLGKLLNTIKSIQRIHNPDLDIEGMLLTMYDSRLRLSNQVVEEVRKHFSEMVFDTIIQRNVRLSEAPSYGESIIKYDASSKGAVNYLSLAQEVLNKNKEKV